In Nostoc sp. CENA543, a single genomic region encodes these proteins:
- the cobS gene encoding adenosylcobinamide-GDP ribazoletransferase: protein MFKLLKWGKKIFLKFVASMIFYTSIPLPYINGLEFQDVSRFAPVVGLIIGGILGCLDVGMSYLGVPMLTRSALIVAVWMGITGGLHLDGAMDTADGLAVGNPERRLEVMADSATGAFGAMVAIALILLKTTALTDITDNRWLILMAACGWGRWGQQLAICCYPYLKPTGKGAFHKQAISSYQDLLPGWLLMLAVSSLFYLLDGNRIILPLTIVIAGGAIAVCTGAWFNHKLGGHTGDTYGAVVEWTEALFLCVLTTL from the coding sequence ATGTTTAAGCTGTTGAAATGGGGGAAAAAAATCTTCTTGAAATTCGTGGCAAGTATGATTTTTTATACTAGTATTCCTTTGCCTTATATCAATGGCTTAGAATTTCAGGATGTATCCCGTTTTGCTCCGGTGGTGGGATTAATAATTGGGGGAATTCTGGGCTGTTTGGATGTGGGGATGAGTTATCTGGGTGTACCGATGTTGACTCGTAGTGCTTTGATAGTTGCTGTGTGGATGGGTATCACTGGGGGACTACATTTAGATGGGGCGATGGATACGGCTGATGGTTTGGCTGTGGGGAATCCAGAACGTAGACTGGAAGTGATGGCGGATAGTGCTACGGGTGCATTTGGGGCAATGGTAGCGATCGCCTTAATATTATTAAAAACCACCGCTTTAACTGATATCACAGATAACCGTTGGCTAATATTGATGGCTGCTTGTGGCTGGGGACGTTGGGGACAACAGCTAGCAATTTGCTGTTATCCTTACCTAAAACCCACAGGTAAAGGTGCATTTCACAAACAAGCCATCAGTTCCTACCAAGATTTACTCCCTGGATGGTTGTTAATGTTGGCGGTGAGTAGCTTATTTTACTTGCTAGATGGCAACAGGATAATTTTACCTCTAACAATAGTGATAGCTGGGGGTGCGATCGCTGTTTGCACAGGTGCTTGGTTCAATCACAAATTAGGTGGACACACAGGCGACACCTACGGCGCAGTCGTAGAGTGGACAGAAGCGTTATTTCTGTGCGTACTCACCACCCTATAA
- a CDS encoding PPC domain-containing protein, with protein sequence MLSRFIINNFRKFIVLPTTLFVIGITTTTTFAQNSKLYSPIMLTDFKEISDTLSEKDIPTGQGGFARDYAVKLNKGDNLAVDLSSESFDSIITLLAPDGSTLAENDDGPDGTSNSLLFTRINETGTFIIRVRSFGETGVGPFKLKVTKLQPMK encoded by the coding sequence ATGCTCAGTAGATTTATTATTAATAATTTCCGTAAATTTATCGTATTGCCCACAACATTATTTGTAATTGGTATCACGACAACCACAACTTTTGCTCAAAACAGTAAGTTGTACAGTCCAATTATGTTGACTGATTTTAAAGAAATCAGTGACACCCTCTCCGAAAAAGATATCCCCACAGGTCAAGGTGGGTTTGCTCGTGATTATGCTGTTAAATTGAATAAGGGTGATAACTTAGCCGTTGATTTAAGTTCCGAAAGTTTTGATAGCATCATTACATTATTAGCACCCGACGGTTCAACATTAGCTGAAAATGACGATGGCCCCGACGGTACTAGCAATTCTCTACTGTTTACCCGCATCAACGAAACAGGGACTTTTATTATTCGTGTCCGTTCTTTTGGCGAAACTGGAGTAGGGCCTTTTAAATTAAAGGTGACGAAATTACAGCCTATGAAGTAG
- a CDS encoding ComF family protein, producing MLKGFLDLFLQSNCPLCQRSTSGVVCENCTRQLQKCHHPQPQALWKPPTPVLSWGIYGGLVKRAIAVMKYENQPQIARPLGQWLGETWLLHSLHQEQQIVVIPIPMHTNKQKQRGYNQAALIAQSFCQTTGLKLKLNGLVRTRETQAQFGLSVSEREKNLAEAFVIESDLLKRHKNASVLLIDDIYTTGATAKSAVTTLRQAGVVVLGLAAVATPLKDKSSKN from the coding sequence ATGCTCAAAGGGTTTCTGGATTTATTTTTACAATCTAACTGCCCTTTGTGCCAGCGTTCCACATCTGGTGTAGTTTGCGAAAACTGCACTAGACAATTACAAAAATGTCATCATCCCCAACCCCAAGCCTTGTGGAAACCGCCAACACCCGTTTTGAGTTGGGGAATATATGGTGGGCTTGTCAAACGAGCGATCGCGGTGATGAAATATGAGAATCAGCCCCAAATCGCTCGACCTTTAGGACAATGGTTAGGAGAAACTTGGTTATTACATTCACTTCATCAAGAGCAACAAATCGTAGTCATCCCCATTCCCATGCACACCAACAAACAAAAACAACGGGGTTATAACCAAGCGGCGTTAATTGCTCAAAGCTTTTGTCAAACCACGGGCTTAAAATTAAAACTCAATGGTTTGGTCAGAACCCGCGAAACACAAGCGCAGTTTGGCTTATCAGTATCTGAGCGAGAGAAAAACTTGGCTGAAGCTTTTGTGATTGAGTCAGATTTGCTCAAACGCCACAAAAACGCCTCAGTGTTGCTAATAGATGACATTTATACTACCGGTGCAACTGCTAAATCTGCTGTCACCACCCTGCGTCAAGCGGGAGTTGTCGTCTTAGGATTAGCCGCCGTGGCTACTCCCCTCAAAGACAAAAGCAGCAAAAATTAA
- a CDS encoding GNAT family N-acetyltransferase, which translates to MHSYYKDFLIRNWQKSDRTKAAAIISYVLSEYGLGWEPKGADRDVLEVEECYLSTGGEFWVIEHQSQIVGTGAYYPTHRGENAVEIRKMYLLPSVRGLGLGKYLLQQLEAAIADRGFKQIWIETASVLVEAVKLYENHGYQPATGLETARCDRVYVKYLNGE; encoded by the coding sequence ATGCACAGCTACTATAAAGATTTCTTAATTCGTAACTGGCAAAAAAGCGATCGCACTAAAGCCGCCGCTATCATCAGTTACGTGTTATCAGAATACGGGCTGGGTTGGGAACCCAAAGGAGCTGACCGTGATGTACTGGAAGTAGAGGAATGCTACTTAAGTACAGGAGGCGAATTTTGGGTAATTGAACACCAAAGCCAAATAGTTGGTACGGGGGCATATTATCCCACCCATCGCGGAGAAAATGCCGTCGAAATTAGAAAAATGTATCTTTTACCAAGTGTAAGGGGTTTAGGATTAGGGAAATATTTGTTACAACAGTTAGAAGCAGCGATCGCTGACCGTGGTTTTAAGCAAATTTGGATTGAAACCGCCAGTGTGTTGGTAGAAGCAGTCAAATTATATGAAAACCACGGTTATCAGCCAGCTACGGGTTTAGAAACTGCACGCTGCGATCGCGTGTATGTGAAATATTTAAATGGGGAATAG
- a CDS encoding type II toxin-antitoxin system RelE/ParE family toxin, producing the protein MSSSDEYPKYKDKRTERFALGERVKEFQSFERQAQKRLDILEAAPNKEALMQLPSNRFESLGGDRKGQYSIRINEQWRICFNWPDDFLKPFNIEITDYH; encoded by the coding sequence ATGTCTTCCTCAGATGAATACCCTAAATACAAGGATAAAAGAACGGAGAGATTTGCATTAGGAGAAAGAGTTAAAGAGTTTCAATCTTTTGAAAGACAAGCACAAAAAAGACTGGATATTTTAGAAGCAGCCCCAAATAAAGAAGCTTTGATGCAATTACCAAGTAATCGCTTTGAGTCATTAGGAGGTGATAGAAAAGGTCAGTATAGTATCAGAATCAATGAACAATGGAGAATTTGTTTTAATTGGCCTGATGATTTTCTGAAGCCCTTCAATATAGAAATTACAGATTATCACTAA
- a CDS encoding HigA family addiction module antitoxin: MARPPIHPGEILADEIAELNMSASDLARVLHVPKNRITEIIHGRRGITADTALRLGQYFGTGGEFWLNLQKNYELRLAEQKVGKEIQETICPRVLVS; this comes from the coding sequence ATGGCACGTCCACCAATTCACCCTGGCGAAATTCTTGCTGATGAAATTGCTGAACTAAATATGAGTGCGAGTGATTTAGCGCGTGTTCTTCATGTTCCTAAAAACAGAATTACTGAAATTATTCATGGGAGACGAGGAATAACAGCCGATACAGCGTTGAGATTAGGACAATATTTTGGCACTGGCGGAGAATTTTGGCTCAATCTCCAGAAAAACTATGAATTGAGGTTAGCTGAACAAAAAGTTGGCAAGGAAATTCAAGAAACTATCTGTCCTCGTGTCTTAGTATCTTAA
- a CDS encoding VOC family protein has translation MFLQLTHIRLLVSNYKDCFLFYRDVLGFVIDWGDENSGYAELHTGDYIKLALFRKELMAEAIPSAYQPSAMDCQNKMALVFAVDNVDELYYHLKENNAIIVTQPMDRPEWGLRTAHFRDPDGNLIEIFSNMSSLN, from the coding sequence ATGTTTCTACAATTAACACATATCAGGCTGCTAGTTTCCAATTACAAAGACTGCTTTCTTTTTTATCGGGATGTCTTGGGATTTGTTATAGATTGGGGTGATGAAAATAGCGGTTACGCCGAGTTACACACAGGCGACTATATTAAATTGGCTTTGTTTAGAAAAGAATTAATGGCGGAAGCTATTCCCAGTGCTTATCAGCCGTCAGCAATGGATTGTCAAAACAAAATGGCTTTGGTGTTTGCTGTAGATAATGTTGATGAGTTGTATTATCATCTCAAAGAAAATAATGCCATTATTGTGACTCAGCCAATGGATCGTCCAGAATGGGGTTTAAGAACAGCCCATTTTCGTGACCCTGATGGCAATTTGATTGAAATCTTCAGCAATATGAGTAGTTTGAATTAA
- a CDS encoding tRNA-(ms[2]io[6]A)-hydroxylase, whose product MSISALKTINALKQPTSDAWIKQAIANLDIILLDHSHCERKAAGVALNFMFRYPSNTKMVRELTAIAREELEHFELVNQWLEKRNIPLAPLPPPPYGAGLKAAVRSQEPERFLDSLLVTGLIEARSHERLGLLAVHCPDLELAKFYRSLMASEARHFGTYWVLADTYFDREIVNQRLDELSIIESDLLANLHPEPRIHS is encoded by the coding sequence GTGTCTATTTCTGCATTAAAAACTATCAATGCCCTAAAGCAACCTACTAGTGATGCTTGGATAAAACAAGCGATCGCTAATTTAGACATCATCTTGCTTGATCATTCCCATTGTGAACGTAAAGCGGCTGGTGTGGCATTAAACTTTATGTTTCGCTACCCTTCTAATACTAAAATGGTGAGAGAATTAACAGCGATCGCCCGTGAAGAACTCGAACATTTTGAATTAGTCAATCAGTGGCTAGAAAAAAGAAATATCCCTCTAGCACCCTTACCACCGCCTCCCTACGGTGCAGGTTTAAAAGCTGCTGTCCGCTCTCAAGAACCAGAACGGTTTTTAGACTCCCTACTGGTAACGGGGTTAATTGAAGCCCGTAGCCATGAACGGTTAGGACTATTAGCCGTACACTGTCCTGATTTAGAATTAGCTAAATTTTATAGAAGTTTAATGGCATCTGAAGCAAGGCACTTTGGTACTTATTGGGTTTTAGCAGACACTTACTTTGACCGAGAGATTGTCAATCAACGGCTAGATGAATTATCAATAATTGAAAGCGATTTGCTGGCAAATTTACATCCAGAACCGAGAATTCATAGTTAA
- a CDS encoding tetratricopeptide repeat protein produces MDWITLLRSLQSDFIKRLSSGCLLHCETEGQYSELTVISGERLKALRNFCWQMAEKYKRVSPVRDVFISYLKGKLGEEVVKERLADLITEVDYEKRFGGDGKIDFTLTSDPSIGVEVKSRHGSIERVRWSVSSEEVEKNAVVVCILIQEAVHEAQSEYHLFLAGFLPTRMIKLKTGSISFGIEQLLYAGGLYAYLEYLQSHNQHHPITQAYLLEKQQIKAEIQQPIIARKAENNNVFIDNRQELNIDHKKLGDECLAKGEYTESINYYSQALKLDARNAEIYYQRGIAYHQLEDYERAIADYSQVINLNANDAKAYYKRGSALSQIGNYEAAINDYTQAIIINPHVAITYKNRAEARSFLGDNQGAIEDYTQAIKINPMYADISKNPDIARYLVKYQPGFNQVIPIKSQDANAYKNRGNVRADIGDYQGAIADYTQALQINPHLADVYYNRGNVRCDLGDEEGAIADYTQAIQINPNYADAYYNRGNVYTDMKNLQAAITDFQKAANIYHQEGNLAALKDAKDRILELEIIASIDVLNF; encoded by the coding sequence ATGGATTGGATTACATTACTGCGATCGCTACAGTCTGATTTTATCAAAAGGTTATCATCTGGTTGTTTACTGCATTGCGAAACCGAAGGTCAATACAGTGAGTTAACAGTCATCTCTGGTGAGAGATTAAAGGCCTTGCGGAATTTCTGCTGGCAAATGGCAGAAAAATATAAACGAGTTTCCCCAGTACGGGATGTTTTTATTAGCTACCTCAAAGGGAAATTAGGTGAAGAAGTCGTTAAAGAACGTCTAGCTGATTTGATTACAGAAGTAGACTATGAAAAACGATTTGGCGGAGATGGTAAAATAGATTTTACCCTGACATCTGATCCATCAATTGGCGTTGAAGTCAAATCTCGCCACGGTAGTATTGAGCGGGTAAGATGGTCAGTTAGTTCAGAAGAAGTAGAAAAAAATGCAGTGGTAGTTTGCATTTTAATTCAAGAAGCTGTGCATGAGGCTCAATCAGAATATCACCTGTTTTTAGCTGGATTTCTCCCCACCAGAATGATTAAGTTAAAAACGGGTAGTATCTCTTTTGGAATTGAGCAGTTATTGTATGCGGGGGGATTGTATGCCTATTTAGAATATTTACAATCTCACAATCAGCATCATCCTATTACTCAAGCCTACTTACTAGAAAAACAGCAAATTAAAGCAGAGATACAGCAACCAATCATCGCTAGAAAGGCTGAAAATAACAACGTTTTTATTGATAACCGCCAAGAATTGAATATAGACCACAAAAAATTAGGCGATGAATGTTTAGCCAAAGGGGAATATACAGAGTCTATCAATTATTATAGTCAGGCATTGAAATTAGATGCACGTAACGCAGAAATATACTATCAACGTGGAATTGCTTATCATCAACTAGAAGATTATGAAAGAGCGATCGCAGATTATTCTCAAGTTATCAACCTCAATGCAAATGATGCCAAAGCCTACTATAAACGCGGTTCAGCACTATCACAAATAGGTAATTATGAGGCAGCAATTAATGATTATACCCAAGCGATTATCATCAATCCTCATGTTGCTATTACCTATAAAAACCGTGCCGAAGCCCGTTCCTTTTTAGGAGATAATCAAGGCGCAATTGAAGATTATACTCAAGCAATTAAAATTAATCCCATGTATGCAGATATATCCAAAAACCCTGATATTGCCCGTTATCTTGTTAAATACCAACCAGGATTTAATCAAGTAATTCCGATTAAATCGCAGGATGCCAATGCTTATAAAAATCGGGGTAACGTGCGGGCTGATATTGGTGATTATCAAGGCGCGATCGCAGATTATACCCAAGCATTACAGATTAATCCCCATCTAGCTGATGTGTATTATAATCGGGGTAACGTGCGCTGTGATCTAGGTGATGAAGAAGGGGCGATCGCCGATTACACTCAAGCCATCCAAATTAATCCTAATTATGCCGATGCCTACTACAATCGTGGCAATGTTTACACTGATATGAAAAATCTGCAAGCAGCAATCACAGACTTTCAAAAAGCAGCAAATATTTATCATCAAGAAGGAAATTTAGCAGCCCTTAAAGACGCAAAAGATAGAATATTAGAATTAGAAATTATAGCATCGATAGATGTGTTAAATTTTTAA
- a CDS encoding cytochrome C: MSNLVKRKSRQPKLKRRPLGLILTILLWSLVMGWLLAIATSAQSATPASDIGTVDVVPARYQLGQELYLENCSSCHIALPPAVLPTQTWKNLLEDSQHYGVNIQPLLDPNRNLVWRYLSTFSRSQLKDEATPYRVNNSRYFKALHPQVELPKPVQISSCVSCHPSAKEYNFRRLSSE, translated from the coding sequence ATGTCAAATCTGGTAAAACGTAAGTCCCGTCAACCCAAACTCAAACGCCGTCCTCTAGGATTAATCTTGACCATTCTCCTTTGGAGTTTGGTTATGGGCTGGCTACTAGCCATAGCCACTAGCGCGCAAAGTGCCACACCTGCATCAGACATTGGTACAGTTGACGTAGTTCCTGCCAGATATCAACTAGGACAAGAACTATATCTAGAAAATTGCTCTAGTTGTCACATTGCATTACCACCGGCGGTTTTACCTACCCAAACTTGGAAAAACCTCTTAGAAGATTCACAGCACTACGGCGTAAATATCCAGCCTTTATTAGATCCCAACCGGAATCTAGTTTGGCGATATCTTTCCACATTCTCCCGTTCTCAGTTAAAAGACGAAGCAACACCTTATCGGGTGAATAATTCTCGCTACTTTAAAGCGTTACATCCCCAAGTCGAGTTACCGAAACCCGTGCAGATCAGTAGTTGTGTCAGTTGTCATCCCAGTGCGAAGGAGTATAATTTTCGCCGCTTGAGTTCGGAGTAG
- the secA gene encoding preprotein translocase subunit SecA, whose protein sequence is MLKLLLGDPNARKLKKYQPYITEIDLLEEEIQTLSDEDLKGKTAEFKQRLAKGETLDDLLPEAFAVVREAGKRVLGLRHFDVQLLGGAILHSGQIAEMKTGEGKTLVATLPSYLNALTGKGVHVVTVNDYLARRDAEWMGQVHRFLGLSVGLIQSTMNPSERKKNYDCDITYVTNSEVGFDYLRDNMATSMADVVQRPFNYCVIDEVDSILIDEARTPLIISGQVERPTEKYLKAAEIALTLKTEEHYEVDEKARNVLLTDEGFAQAEELLGVTDLFDPEDPWAHFVFNAIKAKELFLKDVNYIVRNGEVVIVDEFTGRVLPGRRWSDGLHQAIEAKEHVEIQPETQTLATITYQNLFLLYPKLSGMTGTAKTEEAEFEKIYKLEVTVIPTNRIRKREDLSDLVFKKETGKWRAIANECAEMHEQGRPVLVGTTSVEKSEYLSQLLKAQGIPHELLNARPENVEREAEIVAQAGRRGAVTIATNMAGRGTDIILGGNSEYMARLKLREYLMPRIVRPEDEDVFGVQRASGLPGGHGGGQGFTPGKKVKTWKASPEIFPTQLSPEAEKLLKEAVDFAVREYGDRALPELEAEDKIAVAAEKAPTDDPVIQKLRDAYKRVKHEYEEFTEREHNEVIERGGLHVIGTERHESRRIDNQLRGRAGRQGDPGSTRFFLSLEDNLLRIFGGDRVAGLMEAFNVEDDMPIESGMLTRSLEGAQKKVETYYYDIRKQVFEYDEVMNNQRRAIYAERRRVLEGQDLKEQVIKYAEKTMDDIVDYYINPDLPSEEWELDKLVEKVKEFVYLLSDMQASQLEDMGMGEIKAFLHEQVRIAYDLKEAQIDQIQPGLMRQAERFFILQRIDTLWREHLQQMDALRESVGLRGYGQKDPLIEYKSEGYELFLDMMVNIRRDVVYSLFMFQPQPQPMVQTSEMV, encoded by the coding sequence ATGCTAAAACTCCTGTTGGGCGATCCCAACGCTCGTAAGCTGAAAAAATACCAACCCTACATTACAGAAATTGATCTTTTGGAAGAAGAGATACAAACTCTTTCTGATGAAGATTTGAAAGGCAAAACAGCAGAGTTTAAACAAAGGCTTGCCAAAGGCGAAACCCTTGATGATCTTCTGCCAGAAGCCTTTGCCGTGGTGAGAGAGGCAGGAAAACGAGTCTTAGGGTTGCGACACTTCGATGTCCAGTTATTGGGCGGTGCGATTCTGCACTCTGGGCAAATTGCGGAAATGAAAACCGGCGAAGGTAAAACCCTAGTGGCAACTTTACCGAGTTATCTGAATGCTCTTACAGGTAAGGGTGTACACGTAGTCACTGTTAACGATTACCTGGCTCGTCGGGACGCGGAATGGATGGGACAGGTGCATCGGTTTCTGGGTTTGAGTGTGGGGTTAATTCAATCAACCATGAATCCCAGTGAACGTAAAAAAAATTATGATTGTGATATAACTTACGTTACTAACAGCGAAGTCGGCTTTGACTATCTGCGGGATAACATGGCGACATCGATGGCTGATGTGGTACAGCGTCCTTTTAATTACTGCGTAATTGACGAAGTAGACTCCATCTTAATTGATGAGGCGCGTACACCTTTAATTATCTCTGGTCAGGTAGAAAGACCAACAGAAAAGTATCTCAAAGCGGCGGAAATTGCTTTGACGCTGAAAACTGAAGAACATTACGAGGTAGACGAAAAAGCTCGTAACGTTCTGTTAACAGATGAAGGTTTCGCACAAGCGGAAGAACTTTTGGGTGTAACAGATTTATTTGACCCTGAAGACCCTTGGGCGCACTTTGTCTTTAATGCGATTAAAGCAAAAGAACTGTTCCTCAAAGATGTGAATTACATTGTCCGTAATGGGGAAGTGGTAATTGTTGATGAATTTACCGGACGGGTGTTACCTGGAAGACGCTGGAGTGATGGCTTACACCAAGCCATTGAAGCTAAAGAACACGTAGAAATTCAGCCAGAAACCCAAACCTTGGCGACAATTACTTATCAAAACTTGTTCTTGTTGTATCCCAAATTGTCAGGGATGACGGGAACGGCGAAGACAGAGGAAGCCGAGTTTGAGAAGATTTACAAACTAGAAGTTACAGTTATTCCCACCAATAGAATCAGAAAACGGGAAGACTTATCTGATTTGGTATTTAAGAAAGAAACAGGTAAGTGGCGGGCGATCGCTAATGAATGTGCCGAAATGCACGAACAAGGTAGACCCGTTCTCGTGGGAACTACTAGTGTAGAAAAATCGGAATATCTCAGCCAATTACTCAAAGCACAAGGCATTCCCCACGAATTACTCAACGCTAGACCAGAAAACGTAGAACGGGAAGCGGAAATTGTCGCTCAGGCAGGACGCAGGGGTGCTGTTACTATCGCTACCAACATGGCGGGGCGTGGTACAGATATCATCCTTGGTGGTAACTCCGAATACATGGCGCGCTTGAAACTGCGGGAATATTTGATGCCCCGTATTGTCAGACCAGAGGACGAAGATGTATTTGGTGTACAAAGGGCATCTGGTTTACCTGGGGGACATGGCGGCGGTCAAGGTTTCACCCCTGGGAAGAAAGTCAAAACTTGGAAAGCTTCACCAGAGATTTTCCCCACCCAACTTTCTCCAGAAGCCGAAAAATTATTAAAAGAAGCTGTAGATTTTGCGGTGCGTGAGTATGGCGATCGCGCTTTACCAGAACTCGAAGCAGAAGATAAAATCGCCGTAGCTGCCGAGAAAGCACCTACTGATGACCCCGTGATTCAGAAATTGCGGGATGCTTACAAGCGGGTGAAGCACGAATACGAAGAATTTACCGAACGCGAACATAATGAAGTGATAGAACGGGGTGGACTGCACGTCATTGGTACAGAACGCCACGAATCACGCCGGATTGATAACCAGTTGCGGGGACGCGCCGGACGACAAGGCGACCCTGGTTCAACAAGATTCTTTCTGAGTTTAGAGGATAACCTACTGCGGATTTTTGGAGGCGATCGCGTTGCCGGTTTAATGGAAGCCTTCAACGTAGAAGACGATATGCCCATTGAGTCGGGAATGTTAACCCGCAGTTTAGAAGGCGCGCAAAAGAAAGTTGAAACCTACTACTACGACATCCGTAAACAGGTGTTTGAGTATGACGAGGTAATGAACAACCAACGCCGCGCCATCTACGCCGAACGTCGCCGGGTTTTAGAAGGTCAAGACCTAAAAGAACAGGTGATTAAGTACGCCGAAAAAACGATGGACGACATCGTTGACTACTACATCAACCCTGATTTGCCCTCGGAAGAGTGGGAATTAGACAAATTGGTGGAGAAAGTTAAGGAGTTCGTCTATTTGCTATCTGATATGCAAGCTAGTCAATTAGAAGACATGGGAATGGGCGAGATCAAAGCCTTTCTGCATGAACAGGTACGCATTGCCTATGACCTCAAGGAAGCGCAAATTGACCAAATTCAGCCAGGATTGATGCGTCAAGCTGAACGTTTCTTCATCTTGCAGCGTATTGATACCCTCTGGCGGGAACACCTGCAACAAATGGATGCTTTGCGTGAGTCCGTTGGTTTGCGTGGTTACGGACAGAAAGACCCGCTTATTGAGTATAAGAGCGAGGGTTATGAGTTGTTCTTGGATATGATGGTCAACATCCGCCGAGATGTGGTCTACTCGCTGTTCATGTTCCAGCCTCAGCCGCAGCCAATGGTGCAAACTTCTGAGATGGTGTAA
- a CDS encoding toxin-antitoxin system HicB family antitoxin translates to MSTLTIRLPEDKHNRLKELAQAKGISVNKLIEELSTIALAEYDAYTRFKAMAAIGKPEEGLTILAKLDALMEKRL, encoded by the coding sequence ATGTCAACATTAACTATCCGTTTACCAGAGGATAAGCATAATAGATTGAAAGAACTTGCTCAAGCCAAAGGTATCAGTGTCAATAAACTGATTGAAGAACTTTCTACTATTGCTTTGGCAGAATATGATGCCTACACAAGATTTAAAGCAATGGCTGCCATTGGCAAGCCAGAAGAAGGCTTAACAATACTAGCGAAACTTGATGCTCTGATGGAAAAGCGGTTGTAA
- a CDS encoding putative toxin-antitoxin system toxin component, PIN family, which yields MAIKIVVDTSVFISALISSQGISRELIRRCLTGEYQPLMGNALFSEYESVIQREEIIAKCPLNSEEISALLASLMSVSQWISIYYLWRPNLKDEADNHLIELAVAGNAQIIATYNVKDFQNAQLLFPNLSILKPEEIIRS from the coding sequence ATGGCGATTAAAATTGTAGTTGATACCAGTGTTTTTATTAGTGCGCTTATTAGCTCTCAAGGTATAAGTCGAGAATTGATTAGACGCTGCTTGACAGGTGAATATCAACCTTTAATGGGTAATGCTTTATTTTCTGAGTATGAATCGGTAATTCAAAGAGAAGAAATTATTGCCAAATGCCCTTTAAATAGTGAAGAAATTTCTGCTTTACTGGCATCATTGATGAGCGTAAGTCAATGGATTTCTATTTACTATTTATGGCGACCTAATTTAAAAGATGAAGCAGATAATCATTTAATTGAGTTAGCAGTTGCGGGAAATGCTCAAATTATTGCAACTTACAATGTTAAAGATTTCCAAAATGCTCAATTATTGTTTCCGAACTTATCAATCTTAAAACCAGAAGAAATTATTAGGAGCTAA